In Myxococcus stipitatus, the following are encoded in one genomic region:
- the yajC gene encoding preprotein translocase subunit YajC, producing MAESFLMLAQAGGGSSPLNTLVLLVGLVAIMYFVMIRPQQKQMKEHRTLLASLKKGDEVVTTGGMLGKIHLVDERTVTLEVASGVRIRILKTSISAKGTVAEGAQSSDEKKEEKKKEEK from the coding sequence GTGGCTGAGAGCTTTTTGATGCTGGCGCAGGCCGGGGGCGGGTCGAGCCCGCTGAACACCCTGGTCCTGCTCGTGGGCCTGGTGGCGATCATGTACTTCGTCATGATCCGCCCCCAGCAAAAGCAGATGAAGGAGCACCGTACGCTGCTCGCTTCGCTCAAGAAGGGCGATGAGGTGGTCACCACGGGCGGCATGCTCGGGAAGATCCACCTGGTCGACGAGCGGACGGTGACGCTGGAGGTCGCCAGCGGCGTGCGCATCCGCATCCTGAAGACCTCCATCAGTGCCAAGGGCACGGTGGCCGAGGGCGCGCAGTCTTCGGACGAGAAGAAGGAAGAGAAGAAGAAGGAGGAGAAGTAA
- the secD gene encoding protein translocase subunit SecD yields MDRGWWWKFGMIVAVTLGTIWFLIPSYYSLVVMDRDQRNNLVLLQERLPKWAPPAKYRLNLGLDLQGGIHMVMRVDTKTALQKRTERRGQQIATYVADKKLGEVTADTDPEKLQLTLKAKDPATMDAIEKDVLSTFGDFKRISRSGDTLVLAPDETQVNRFREEAVDQAMLVIRRRIDKWGVAEVDVRKLGTDSIQISLPGRSNPEQAKELVGTTAQLEFRMVDDTNPQFFAQMLQNNPAPAGSDITLTDEGGFSQLQSPSREALLEYTKGKVPENRQVVTECIANPMKKNECASYRTYLLDKAVPLTGESLSGADASVNQMNEPEVNISFDPAGAREFEKLTEAGVGRRMAIVLDDNVHTAPNINEKIGGGRARITMGRMGARTREEWLGEAQTLALVLKAGALPAPVTVGEIRQVGASLGDELIKKGSLAALVGLGLVVLFMALYYRKAGIIADIALLLNGLLILAGLAFFNATLTLPGIAGFVLTLGIAVDANVLINERIREELGHGKSAKAAVDQGYDRAFWTIFDAHVTALIAGFILFFTGTGPVRGFATTLIVGLLASLFTSIVVTRVIMTYFVHGKNAQTVSV; encoded by the coding sequence ATGGACCGCGGCTGGTGGTGGAAGTTTGGAATGATTGTCGCGGTGACGCTGGGGACCATCTGGTTCCTGATTCCGTCGTACTACTCGCTGGTGGTCATGGACCGTGACCAGCGCAACAACCTGGTGCTGCTGCAAGAGCGGCTGCCGAAGTGGGCACCTCCCGCGAAGTACCGCCTCAATCTGGGGCTGGACCTTCAGGGCGGCATCCACATGGTGATGCGCGTGGACACCAAGACGGCGCTCCAGAAGCGGACCGAGCGCCGGGGCCAGCAGATCGCCACGTACGTCGCCGACAAGAAGCTCGGCGAGGTCACGGCGGACACGGATCCAGAGAAGCTCCAGCTCACCTTGAAGGCGAAGGACCCGGCGACCATGGACGCCATCGAGAAGGACGTCCTGAGCACCTTCGGGGACTTCAAGCGGATCAGCCGCTCCGGCGACACGCTGGTGCTGGCCCCCGACGAGACCCAGGTCAACCGCTTCCGCGAGGAAGCCGTGGACCAGGCGATGCTCGTCATCCGCCGCCGCATCGACAAGTGGGGCGTCGCCGAAGTGGATGTGCGCAAGCTCGGCACCGACTCCATCCAGATTTCGCTGCCCGGCCGCAGCAACCCGGAGCAGGCCAAGGAGCTGGTGGGCACCACCGCCCAGCTCGAGTTCCGGATGGTGGACGACACCAACCCGCAGTTCTTCGCGCAGATGCTCCAGAACAACCCGGCTCCGGCGGGCAGCGACATCACGCTGACGGACGAGGGTGGGTTCTCGCAGCTGCAGAGCCCGTCGCGCGAGGCGCTGCTCGAGTACACCAAGGGCAAGGTTCCGGAGAACCGCCAGGTCGTCACCGAGTGCATCGCCAACCCGATGAAGAAGAACGAGTGCGCCTCCTACCGCACGTACCTGCTGGACAAGGCGGTTCCTCTGACGGGTGAGAGCCTGTCGGGCGCGGACGCGTCCGTGAACCAGATGAACGAGCCGGAGGTGAACATCTCCTTCGACCCGGCTGGCGCTCGCGAGTTCGAGAAGCTGACCGAGGCGGGCGTGGGCCGCCGCATGGCCATCGTGCTGGATGACAACGTCCACACCGCGCCGAACATCAACGAGAAGATTGGCGGCGGCCGGGCCCGCATCACCATGGGCCGCATGGGTGCTCGCACCCGCGAGGAGTGGCTGGGCGAGGCGCAGACGCTGGCGCTGGTGCTCAAGGCGGGCGCGCTGCCCGCGCCGGTGACGGTGGGCGAGATTCGTCAGGTGGGTGCGAGCCTGGGTGACGAGCTCATCAAGAAGGGCAGCCTCGCGGCGCTGGTGGGCCTGGGGCTGGTCGTCCTCTTCATGGCCCTCTACTACCGCAAGGCGGGCATCATCGCGGACATCGCGCTGCTGTTGAACGGTCTGCTCATCCTGGCGGGGTTGGCGTTCTTCAACGCGACACTCACCTTGCCTGGCATCGCGGGGTTCGTGCTGACGCTCGGCATCGCGGTGGATGCGAACGTGCTCATCAACGAGCGCATCCGCGAGGAGTTGGGGCACGGCAAGTCCGCCAAGGCGGCCGTGGACCAGGGTTACGACCGGGCCTTCTGGACCATCTTCGACGCGCACGTGACGGCGCTCATCGCCGGCTTCATCCTGTTCTTCACGGGCACCGGGCCGGTGCGCGGTTTCGCCACCACGCTCATCGTCGGCCTGCTGGCCTCGTTGTTCACGTCCATCGTGGTGACTCGCGTCATCATGACTTACTTCGTCCACGGCAAGAACGCGCAGACGGTGTCAGTCTAG
- the secF gene encoding protein translocase subunit SecF: MQILKNKTNFDFIGKRKPAIFISTLVNIAILVGIATVGFNYGVDFAGGTVVELKFNHSISAADVRERAQKGGLHDVSVQNIGSADENAFLLRMGGVTQLTEENAEKAKKAIEALGPMRNVYADLANGIINFRSATPMAAETIKKAVEDSGTGVQEVRVLGESQAGAGTDYQVVASGMADKVYSALSAGLEKPDFEQRRVDYVGPQVGKQLRNRGVMALLYSMVAILIYVAFRFDFKFGPGALLAMIHDVIMVAGYYLVSRREFGLTAIAALLTIVGYSVNDTIVIYDRIREDMAKYKGKPLAEVINIAVNDTLGRTILTSGTTALSLIGLLIFGVGEIFDFAMAMLVGILVGTYSSVYIASPLTIWLDERAAAKEARHRDGMPKPA, from the coding sequence ATGCAGATCCTCAAGAACAAGACGAACTTCGATTTCATCGGCAAGCGCAAGCCCGCCATCTTCATCTCCACGCTCGTGAACATCGCCATCCTCGTGGGTATCGCGACGGTGGGGTTCAACTACGGCGTGGACTTCGCGGGTGGCACCGTGGTGGAGCTGAAGTTCAATCACTCCATCAGCGCGGCCGACGTGCGTGAGCGCGCCCAGAAGGGCGGCCTGCACGATGTGAGCGTGCAGAACATCGGCAGCGCGGACGAGAACGCGTTCCTCCTGCGCATGGGCGGCGTCACGCAGCTCACCGAGGAGAACGCCGAGAAGGCGAAGAAGGCCATCGAGGCGTTGGGCCCCATGCGCAACGTCTACGCGGACCTGGCCAACGGCATCATCAACTTCCGCTCGGCCACGCCAATGGCGGCGGAGACCATCAAGAAGGCCGTGGAGGACTCCGGCACGGGCGTGCAGGAGGTCCGCGTCCTGGGCGAGAGCCAGGCGGGCGCGGGCACCGACTACCAGGTCGTCGCCAGCGGCATGGCGGACAAGGTGTACTCTGCGCTGAGCGCGGGGCTGGAGAAGCCGGACTTCGAGCAGCGGCGCGTGGACTACGTCGGTCCGCAGGTGGGCAAGCAGCTGCGCAACCGCGGCGTCATGGCGCTGCTGTACTCGATGGTGGCCATCCTCATCTACGTGGCGTTCCGGTTCGACTTCAAGTTCGGTCCGGGCGCGCTGCTCGCCATGATTCACGACGTCATCATGGTGGCCGGCTACTACCTGGTGAGCCGCCGCGAGTTCGGCCTGACGGCCATCGCCGCGCTGCTGACCATCGTCGGCTACTCGGTGAACGACACCATCGTCATCTACGACCGCATCCGCGAGGACATGGCCAAGTACAAGGGCAAGCCGCTGGCGGAGGTCATCAACATCGCCGTCAACGACACCCTGGGCCGCACCATCCTCACATCCGGCACCACGGCGTTGTCGCTCATCGGTCTGCTCATCTTCGGCGTCGGCGAAATCTTCGACTTCGCCATGGCCATGCTGGTGGGCATCCTCGTGGGCACCTACTCCTCCGTGTACATCGCCAGCCCGCTCACCATCTGGCTGGACGAGCGCGCCGCGGCGAAGGAAGCCCGTCACCGCGACGGCATGCCGAAGCCGGCGTAG
- the recJ gene encoding single-stranded-DNA-specific exonuclease RecJ, translating into MRWLLPDVVEEEVGSLAGELSLHPLAARVLLHRGYRTPESASAFLSDRLADLPDPFRMKGMAAGVDRLVRALHRREKVTLYGDYDVDGVCSTSLLCLFLRELGGSPATYIPHRLDEGYGLNLGAVERIAGDGTRVLVTLDCGITSVAEITRAKELGLDVVVVDHHTVPPTLPPAVAVLNPHQPGCEYPTKALCAAGVAFNLCMGLRKRLRDEGYFATRKEPNLRALMDLVALATVADVVPLTGANRILVTHGLQELTAARRPGVRALKEAAGMDPDTPITAGQVGFRLGPRINAAGRLHDASLGLQLLCSETLESARSLASVLDRANAERQGIESHILTQALAQAEEHKDARGLVLFDEGWHPGVIGIVASRVVERYHRPTVMVGVKDGVGKGSARSIEAFHLFDALSGCSELLTKFGGHKHAAGLTIDADKLPALREAFEKIAWQRLTPEDLIPRCRVDAVVSARDLDATAVEALQRLGPFGQGNPEPVLVLRHQVARPRVLPAKAAGSNGHLKLALVEAPELDAIGFGMADRVRLVEGPVDLAFQAGFDTFRGQRKLSLRLKDVRAAA; encoded by the coding sequence GTGCGGTGGTTGCTTCCAGACGTGGTCGAGGAGGAGGTGGGGTCGCTGGCGGGGGAGTTGTCACTCCATCCGTTGGCGGCGCGGGTGCTCTTGCATCGCGGTTACCGGACGCCCGAGTCGGCGTCCGCGTTCCTGTCGGACCGGCTGGCGGACCTGCCGGACCCGTTCCGGATGAAGGGCATGGCGGCGGGCGTGGACCGGTTGGTGCGCGCGCTGCACCGGCGCGAGAAGGTGACGCTGTACGGCGACTACGACGTGGATGGCGTGTGCTCCACGTCGCTCCTGTGTCTGTTCCTGCGGGAGCTGGGCGGCTCGCCCGCCACGTACATCCCCCACCGTCTGGATGAGGGCTACGGCCTCAACCTGGGCGCGGTGGAGCGCATCGCCGGGGATGGAACGCGGGTACTGGTGACACTGGATTGCGGCATCACCTCCGTGGCGGAAATCACCCGCGCGAAGGAGTTGGGGTTGGACGTGGTGGTCGTGGACCACCACACGGTGCCGCCCACGCTGCCCCCGGCCGTGGCGGTGCTCAACCCGCACCAGCCCGGCTGCGAGTACCCCACCAAGGCGCTGTGCGCCGCGGGCGTGGCCTTCAACCTCTGCATGGGCCTGCGCAAGCGGCTGCGCGACGAGGGTTACTTCGCCACCCGCAAGGAGCCCAACCTCCGGGCGCTGATGGACCTGGTGGCCCTGGCCACCGTGGCGGACGTGGTGCCTCTGACGGGCGCCAACCGCATCCTCGTGACGCACGGCCTCCAGGAGCTCACGGCCGCCCGCCGTCCGGGAGTGCGCGCGCTGAAGGAAGCGGCGGGCATGGACCCGGACACGCCCATCACCGCGGGTCAGGTGGGCTTCCGCCTGGGGCCCCGCATCAACGCCGCGGGCCGGTTGCATGACGCGTCGCTGGGACTCCAGTTGCTGTGCTCGGAGACGCTGGAGTCGGCGCGCTCGCTGGCCTCGGTGTTGGACCGGGCCAACGCGGAGCGGCAGGGCATCGAGAGTCACATCCTGACCCAGGCGCTGGCCCAGGCCGAGGAGCACAAGGACGCGCGTGGCCTCGTCCTCTTCGACGAGGGCTGGCACCCGGGCGTCATCGGCATCGTCGCCTCGCGCGTGGTGGAGCGCTACCACCGGCCCACCGTCATGGTCGGCGTGAAGGACGGGGTGGGGAAGGGCTCGGCGCGCAGCATCGAGGCCTTCCACCTGTTCGACGCGCTCAGCGGGTGCTCGGAGCTGCTCACGAAGTTCGGTGGCCACAAGCACGCCGCGGGTCTCACCATCGACGCGGACAAGCTGCCCGCGCTGCGCGAGGCGTTCGAGAAGATTGCCTGGCAGCGGCTCACCCCCGAGGACCTCATCCCGCGCTGCCGCGTGGACGCCGTGGTGAGCGCCCGGGACTTGGATGCGACGGCGGTGGAGGCACTTCAGCGGCTGGGGCCCTTCGGTCAGGGCAACCCGGAGCCGGTACTGGTGCTGCGCCATCAGGTGGCTCGCCCGCGGGTGCTCCCGGCGAAGGCCGCGGGCAGCAACGGGCACTTGAAGCTGGCCCTCGTGGAGGCCCCGGAGCTGGACGCCATCGGCTTCGGCATGGCGGACCGCGTGCGGCTGGTGGAAGGGCCCGTGGACCTGGCCTTCCAGGCGGGTTTCGACACGTTCCGTGGACAGCGAAAGCTGTCGCTGCGGCTCAAGGACGTGCGGGCCGCGGCGTGA
- a CDS encoding YHS domain-containing protein, whose protein sequence is MKGVQGQSQGKHWDPVCGKQLETPEGQPSSEYKKRRYFFCSERCRHAFERQAERFRLNELARVGALMTPGRVRWGLA, encoded by the coding sequence ATGAAGGGCGTGCAGGGGCAGAGCCAGGGCAAGCATTGGGACCCGGTGTGCGGCAAGCAGTTGGAGACACCGGAGGGGCAACCGTCGTCGGAGTACAAGAAGCGCCGGTACTTCTTCTGCTCGGAGCGCTGCCGTCACGCCTTCGAGCGCCAGGCCGAGCGCTTCCGCCTCAACGAACTGGCGCGCGTGGGCGCGTTGATGACTCCCGGCCGGGTGCGCTGGGGCCTCGCCTGA